Genomic segment of Dromiciops gliroides isolate mDroGli1 chromosome 3, mDroGli1.pri, whole genome shotgun sequence:
tttggagtcattctcttctgcatTTATTTCTTGAGCATCCCTTCTATTATAACTCATTATGTtggagttctttttttgttagtttgccTTTTCTTCCTGGGGCTTGATGTTAGGGCTGGGCTCTGCAGCATGTATGGAAAGAAGGTCTGGGCTGGGGTATTAAATGTGTCATTCCAGGATCTTACGGACAGGCTGAGAACATATAAGTTTTCCAAAGTGATCTGATCCAGGGAAAAGTCTGGGGGCTGCCTCCCTCATATGAGATCTGCAATatttcctgacctgggtttggatctaAGCAAAAGTAGACTAGACTACTGCTCTACTCTGTCCATCAGTCAGCTGGAAAGCTCTGCTGGCTTAGAGCAGAATTATGGGTTCCTCTTGAGCTTGTGATTCCCACCCTGTTTATTCCTTTGCAGGCTGAGATAGATGTGAGAAATGAGACCCTGCTTTGCACCTGAGGTCTGAGCCACATTACTgctgcttctgaacttccttctttcttcaaacATCATGAAGGGCCTCCCTACACAGAACTGTTCTGCACAGGTCCTTTTTAAACTCCATTTTGTATCTTCAACCAGGGACCaagtaggaaatgacaaaattcCCAAATGACACGCTCTCCCATCTCAGTGCCCTTGTATGGGGTGGGTCTAAGACCTCTTCTTGCCCTGATGCACAACCTCTCCCTGTGTGCTAGTGCTTCAAGTGCAGCTTGCCCTTGACCCAACCCCATCCCCAGTATCTGAAGACCACTTTGACTGTCTCTTTATGATAATATGGGCTGAACAAAGTATTCACTGTaactttttctggatttctccatcagGATTCAGTCTGGTACACTTGCTAGATCTTTTAGGAAGAATATGATGAGGGGAATTCAGCTATATTACTCCACCATCCTGGCTATGccacatttaattattttctgaaGTTTTGGAAGAGTACACAGAAATGCAACGTAGTGTTGGTCCTACTATGTTAACttcaataatactttttaaaaaagttctatGTAATAGATTTTAATGGTTTTGTATATaagcctcctttttctccttatctttgtgtaaaagaaatgttaatttttatcAAGTTCATGTACTATTAAAAAATAACCCATTTCCTGGAAGGGAATGTGAAAATAGTTTGTATTAGTTTGAAATTGCTACTGAAAAAACATAGAGAAACAAATTGAGATATTTGTTTGAGGATAGGTATATGTTAATGCGTGATAACACGCTATTTCTCAGAAAgcttttctcagaaaaaaaattatttttatgagcaCCTACTCTGCACAACAAACTTTTCTAgggaatggggataaaaagacaaaatttaagaGTCCCTTCCCTCTATACATTTAGTTTGTACAAGGGATAGGAGGGACACAACCTTTACTCagacaagtaaatacaaattaatctGAGGGataattaggaaaggcttcctctagTAAGTGTTGAACCTTGAAAGATATGGCTGCATTATTTCCATAGCAGTGACCTGGCAAACTAACACAGGCTTTAGACAGGTACAAGACCATGAAGAAAGATTTTCTCCCATCACTCTGCTGCTAAATGCTTCATGACCAACCTTGAGGGCCCTTGGAGCCCTGGATAAGATAAAGCCTTGCCTAATTTAGTTATTTTCACATTTCTGCCTGAATGTATATTGATGTCCATTATTAGTCTAGTCTCCAGGTTAAGGGACTTTTAAGGCTTCAAGTCCATTACTAAGAATCCCTTTCTCCATTCTTAACTAAGAGAAAATTGGTGGTGGAGGGGATGACTCTTTTGAGCCTTGCTGGGTGGGGGGGCAGCAAAACCTATGCTAGGAGTTAGTAAAAGGGACATAGTGTTTGGAATTAGAGAGATGAGAAGGCTGCTGTATTGTAATCTTACATCTAAAGTACTATTTTAAATTATGCGTTCACATTTTAAGCCAGACAATGAAAAATAGAATGGTACAATGGGAAGAGCACTGTCTTTGAAGAatgaaaaccagagttcaaatcccacctctgctcCTTTACCTATGTAATCTTGGGCAGTTCATTTGTGgttcatgggcctcagtttctttgttaaaatgcctccccctggggcagctaggtggtgcagtggatagagcaccggccctggattcaggaggccccgagttcaaacttggcctcagactcttgacacttactggctgtgtgaccctggacaagtcacttaaccccaattgcctcaccaaaaaaaatatgcctCCCTCTTCCACTAACCATCCTAGAGAAGGAATAGAAGCACTTATATCCAGGAGGCCCAGGACAAAGCTAAGCCCAGGTCCATGCAGACCAGAAGTTTTGGTCTGTGGTCTGTGAACCACATGAGAACATATATTCATCATTCCCTATAtccttcattccctcctttcttctcccagcCAGCAACTCCAAAGAGATGCAAGAGTACCCCCAAGGGGTCCTGGAAGAATGGAGACCAAGGTCTCTCTGATTTCCacctttcattctctcttcctcagaGGATCCAATTTAACCCTGGTCTGGATAAGTATGTAACACCACTTGAATACTGTGGGTTTCCCTTTTCATATACCTACTACTGATGCTTCTGCTGTTTTTCCTTGATCCTGTGTAatttgcatgtgtacatataaaatatatatgatcaTGTAGATTGTCTAAATATATAGGTGCAGCATGCAGGTAATAGGTAATGTATGTGAACACAATATATGTACATCTATTAtctaaatatatttcaaatatgtatgtatgtgctgtCTCTCATAGCCCCCACTCCCCAAATCTCTTACCTAAGAACATTGCTtcatattttagagaaaaaatgAGCCATTTTgctgtgagctccctcttctctcctcttcttaatCTCATAGCATATCATTCATAAcctttctgccactatctccccATTCATCTCTGTCTCATATGAAGAAATGGCCTCAGTCCTTTTCAAAGCTTACCCCAATACAAGAGattctattccattccatatcttctttttggggggggtggggcaatgagggttaagtgacttgctcagggtcacacagctaataattgttaagtgtctgaggccagttttgaactcaagtcctcctgaattctggtccagtgctttatccactgagccacctagctgccctggtatacAACTTTCAAATAAGTTTAGTCTAAAGGACCTTGGAAATTATTAAGTTCAACtgtctccttttacagataaagttcCAGAATTAAAACTTATGATTTTTTGTCCATTTTATCAATTGAttgaattttctttctatctatctatctatctatctatctatctatctatctatctatctatctatctatctatctagatatctagatatctagatatctagatatctagatatctacctacctacctgcctgtgttttttgtttctcttttaggATACTACTTTGTCCCTAAGATTATTTTTGCTTAATCTACTTTAAGGCAACCTCATTACCatattctcccttcccctcatcCTCAATCCTGACCCTTTCCCATTTGTCaaccttctttctattttttttttttgcacagcaatgagggttaagtgacttgcccagggtcacccagctagtgtcaagtgtctgaatttgaaccccggttctcctgaatccagggctagtgctttatccactgcaccacctagctgccccaactaattTTGAAGTTTTATGTAcattattgattcttttttctttcctttattaattttagtaaattaaaagataaataaatctttctttttatccctcagTCCTATAAATTAAATGGTTAAATCAaaatcctcctttccctctccttcctgcttgttagatttttttctcatttcttaaccttttttataaaagtacttccttatgttgttttcttcagtatttcttttttttctgtcctaaccttttatttttaaatttcagattttatatttatatatattccttcttcagtcatttttgtttCTCATGGAATTCAATATTCAAAAACTACCAAGTCTGAATTTCTTCTTATAAACAATCTCTATGTTATTGTCTAGTAGATCttgctcctttcctctctcccaacatttttttttcttttgttggaaACACCAATTCCTGGCAGAAGTAATGAGGATGAAATTTTCCTGTGTCCCAACTTGTTCTGTCCAGTTTTACTCCCTGCTCTCTTCatgatcattttctttcccctttgcaATCTCCACTCTGGGTACATGCCCTCTCACCCTTTTAGAAACTGGTTGCCTCTAGAAATCTTAATTTCATTTGGCTAAGGCTGGATGTTGTTCATGGAATCCTTTCAGAGGAAGTAGTTTCTCTATTTACTAAATCACTGCCTATTAGCCAAATTATAAGATCTTCACCGTCCATCATAAAATATAGCTATTCCCCAATGGGAGTAGTCTTCAGTGGGAGCCCATCTCACCATTTCTTTACCAATAGTCCAGTTTCTTTTTGACATAACATCAATTCTACTGTAGGCTACTTACTGAGAGACTATacatgttattttcccttttctacttttcatAGATAATGAGTAGGGTCATTTATCACATTCTCCTCtactttctacctcccttctcacCTTTCATACATCCTTTCATCTTTAGAAAACACAAAGATTCACTTATAAGGGGGCTTCAGAATTTGGTTTATGGTGTTTGAGGCTTGCTTCTATACCATAATTTTTCCTATTCCTTTAAATTCTcatctcatattttttctttaggtacttttagaaattttttaatggtccctctaatttttttttttttacttcagagatttctttttctttctagcttgatttttttcttttaatagtttcCAGAGATGGGATAAACTTTTAATACTTGATCCTTtttattaattgctatttatttacctttcttgCATTTCTATTGTTTAcagtatttaaaaatcaaataagctcTTATCTtttgtggggttttggggggtcaGGAGTTCTCCAAAttcttttaatattcattttttgtcattggtGATTAGGTTAAAGTTTGAAAGGGATGTAATTTTAAGTTGTATcttcagtttctttccttttggggatatattattccattcccttttaCAGTTCCTGGTGGCTGAGGAATAGTTTGTGTTATTCAGATTTCTTCTCCTTTACATTTCAAGGTCTTTCTCAGAGTCTCTTTcggaatttatttgtttgttttttccttcctgcatgtgatctgtggattctttttgACTTGTGGGCTGTTTTCTGTATTAATAAATTTGAGGCAGttcttaaatattatttcttgCATGTGGGCTTCAGGTTTTTTTGGCTTACCATGTTCTGAGAAGTCACAAAATACTTAAATTGTCTACATGTATCCCATTTTACTTGTATGGAGATTatgcattcttttaaattttttttgcttcttttgtaccaactttctctttattatatttctatttgtgAGAATAGCCACCATGTATtcaagattttctatttgataaCTAGTAGTTGCATGCTCTCTTGGAAATCCACAGGGTTATGTGTTTCATTATTTGGTTCAATTTCCTTAGTCTAATATTGATTTAGAGATAtttgtaatcttttaaaaatcttgttagcattttcttttctgacttAAGTGTCTTCTCTGTTGATTTATTTACTTGTGGTTTAGATTTGTgactgtagttttctttcttctgagaTCTTTGGAGATGTTACTCCTTGCCCTGTTTCTTAtactttatcatttatttttaattctttccatttttagtaTAGGTTTACCCTTGAGATTATGCCTTACTCTCTCAGTCTCCTCCCAAGTTAGAGAATTCACTTTCACTGAGCTTAGaccctattcttttttgtttatttcgttttgtttagtgaggcaattggggttaagtgacttgcccagggtcacacagctagtaagtgtgtgttcagtgtctgaggccggatttgaactcaggtactcctgactccagggccagtgctctatcctctgagccacctagctgtcccgaccCTATTCTAATTAACTTCTGGTGGGACAAAATTGGCTTCAGCTGTATGCAAGTCCCTTTTCCTTTAGGCCTGGTACATCCTTATATGTAGTCACATTACCcagttttctccatttttaaaattctctggcTGGACTGAATCAATGTTTGATATTATATGAAGGCTTGGAAGAGGATAGATTGGGTGTTTTGGGCAGAGTTTCTGATACTTTGGAGATTCCTAAGCTAGGGGTTGATCAAGCAAAACACAGCCCCACCCTGTTAgctctgggttgttttttgttgttgtcgttttttgttttgtttttgtttttttctctacgTAAAGGTCAACTAATGGATGCTGAGTTAAGGGCAGGGGTGACATGTACTGGCAAGAGACTGAAGTAGCAAGAGAATTCCTGAGTAGTTTCAGAGTGcaatcctttggtttagtttgcATGTCCTAGAGCATGGAGGCTGGTGGCACAGGGCTACTGAGTGATTACAATAGGGATTAGTGTTCTCCATTGTTAATTCAAACTACTGTTACACTGTTTAACTTCTTGGTTTCTTATCCTGTGGAGACAATACATATTGCTCTATCTCTAGTGAATaattcatcttttgttttgtttcacattttcttttttgagttagAGATTAGCAAAAATGTCTCATCTTACATAACTGGACAACCCTTTATTAAAGTGTGGTGGAGTTCCAGTTATAGAAATGTTCAGTAGAGAAGCCATCAACActtgaaagagaaaggagggaataaacattcatATCATGCTTACTACactccagacattgtgctaagtgcctttataaatactatctcatttgatcctcacaataaccttgtgaaataggtgctgttatccccattttacaattgaggaatctgaggcagaggttaagtgacttacccagggcctcactcagatcttcctaactccagctctctatccagtgCACTACATAGCTGCCTCAAAGAAACTTATTCTTACCATAAAATGTTATATCATTTAGTTGAAGAGAATAACATAACATTGTTTTGGTGCCTAGTAGCACACCCAAAACTTGTTCTTAAAGCTATCACTGCTTTCTGATCCTAATTACTGAGGTTTcccactaaagaaaacaattctaagCATGAAGATAACTATTCTGCTTAAACAATAGCTAGTAAGATGGCTCTTTTATAACCTCAAGGATAAAAGTTTTTGGAAAACATCAACAATAAACATATCTTGGTGCTTCTAAAGATTCCAGAGGAAGCAAAAGGAGAACTTTCTGAACACTATATAACAGCTAACAATTCATCAGATCCCTTATCCTGAGTAGTGTTACTCCCAGGAGATAAAGCACTGTAAAACTGAATCTGTTAATTAAAAACTTCTGACATCTTAAAACAGGGAGAATAAATGTGTTTTGGAAGGGTGGTTTGTGTGACAATGCCCTTCCTCAAGACTGGGAAAAACTCTTCTGGCTTCTTTTAATATGTTGTAATTTTGCAAATAAAGATGACTCACTGTTGCTTTTGAGTCTATTCCTAACTTTTCTTTCATTAAGATAACTTGAACACAGGGTACAGTTCTTTAAGTAGGGCTCCCTATCTGGTCGCCATCTATTCTTGAGCTTTCTCTTCTGGGTTTCTTTGGACTGTTACTTCTTCCTCAGTGTCTGGCTTGGATGCAAGACCCTCTGGTTGCACACCATCTCCAAAGAACACAATATCTTCAGGATTTGGTGGAGGTGGgcaaaattcttcatttgggaAGATGTGCTGGAAAAATGTTTTAGCCTGTTTAACAGCATGCTCACTTCCCAGAAAACAATCTGGTCCAGAGCAGACATATATGTTTGAAGGCAAGTCACTGTAGGAGTCTCTATTAATGCCTGAAGAATCTCTCATATTGAAATAGAGGGCCCACAGAAGACTTGGCTTTTCTTGTTCCCCATTTTTAAGCTCTATTTCAGCATATGGAGTGAATAATTTCTGTACAACCAATTCTAAATCTTCTCTTGCTGTTTTTTTTGAGGACAGGCAAGTCAAATGGACAAGATATGTTCCTTTCATGCATGTCATGGTAGAAGAACACAACTCAATTACCCGAACAGCAGTAGACCCTGGTTCCACTGGTGGTACTGTCAAAATAGAAACATGCTGATCGGAATCTGCCTTCAGTACAGATTGGTCTGTGATTAGCACTGCTCTTGATATCTGCCTATAGGTCACATTTGAACATGTTTTCTCAGAAAGGTAACTATCTTCGATGAAAAAATACTTAGCACTTATCCTCTGACCAAAGTGATCTACGATTGCCTTGCATTTTCCAGATTCTTTGTCTACCACAAGGCACTGTACTGCATGGTTAAGACAATAGGTTCCACCAAATACTGCACACATTCTGCAGAAACACTGGGGTATTTCTCCTTGGCCATACAAGGGGAACAAAAAGGGAGTATTGCCATACCTCCCGAGACACTGAAGAAAGTTTCTTGTTTCTCTGAGGCCATCTAAGGTGCTGCTGGATGTCTCTGATGTCATTGCAATGGAATGAAGTACAAAGTGTCTCAGGCTGGGGGTCaatttttgagtttttaaaaattctgaaaaggtGCTTTCCTCATGAGCTTTGTATTCATCAGGGTGCTGTTCATAGTCTAAACAAAATGTCAGAAATTTCATCAGCATGCGCTTTTCTACCATAGTGAGTTTCTTGCTATTAAAAACATCTGCTCTGGAGCAAGGTACCTGTACCACATTCGCTTCCTGATATCCAAGAATCCTGGTGACATTTTTGAACTCTGCATAGCGACTAACATTTGATTTGATTAGAAGGTCAATTAACAATCCTCGAGAGTAAAGAAGTTTTGAGGTCAAATCAATATTAAATCTCCTGCCTTCTTTAACAATTTGGGAGTAAGTAATCCTATTCTTCTTAGGTACATCAGCATCATCTTCTATTATGGGTGCATTTTTAGATTTTTCCTGTTCCAAAGCTGACTGCCTACAATCTATGTGATCATCACgattttctttctccagtgtcaCATCTACTTCAGATACTTCCAATTTCCTTTCTGACTCACTGTGTGGTGCTGGTAATTCAGATGGATCTGAGCAAGCTCTGTCTATAGAGTCCAGAGGGTCATTTGGGTCAGGAGACATCACAGAGACAGGATTTTTCTGCACAGCACCAACTTCTTCAACATGATCATCTGAATCCTGATCAGCATAACAAATGACTTCTACATGTTGGATGGTCTGATCCTTCTTTCTA
This window contains:
- the LOC122749388 gene encoding rab proteins geranylgeranyltransferase component A 2-like; amino-acid sequence: MADKLPSEFDVIVVGTGLPESIIAAACSRSGQSVLHIDSRSYYGGNWAGFSFSGLLSWIKEYQEETDVEEEWAAWEELILETEEAIVLRKKDQTIQHVEVICYADQDSDDHVEEVGAVQKNPVSVMSPDPNDPLDSIDRACSDPSELPAPHSESERKLEVSEVDVTLEKENRDDHIDCRQSALEQEKSKNAPIIEDDADVPKKNRITYSQIVKEGRRFNIDLTSKLLYSRGLLIDLLIKSNVSRYAEFKNVTRILGYQEANVVQVPCSRADVFNSKKLTMVEKRMLMKFLTFCLDYEQHPDEYKAHEESTFSEFLKTQKLTPSLRHFVLHSIAMTSETSSSTLDGLRETRNFLQCLGRYGNTPFLFPLYGQGEIPQCFCRMCAVFGGTYCLNHAVQCLVVDKESGKCKAIVDHFGQRISAKYFFIEDSYLSEKTCSNVTYRQISRAVLITDQSVLKADSDQHVSILTVPPVEPGSTAVRVIELCSSTMTCMKGTYLVHLTCLSSKKTAREDLELVVQKLFTPYAEIELKNGEQEKPSLLWALYFNMRDSSGINRDSYSDLPSNIYVCSGPDCFLGSEHAVKQAKTFFQHIFPNEEFCPPPPNPEDIVFFGDGVQPEGLASKPDTEEEVTVQRNPEEKAQE